The following coding sequences lie in one Clupea harengus chromosome 23, Ch_v2.0.2, whole genome shotgun sequence genomic window:
- the LOC105888821 gene encoding monocarboxylate transporter 7 isoform X2, with protein MVGGLLISVGMVTTAFTTSVNQMYITTGIIAGLGYCLTFLPTVTLLSQYFCKHRSVVTSMASTGESVAIFTFAPAFTALKTKIGWRYTMVVIGLLQGTIVMCGALLRPIIIKPSPSDKSSKEQLKSKQEDAKQNLDQEQLHGSVSSGDSGVQSVEDPEVGGQIMEKEEKKALSPKPNDKPGRPKLLDLSVLKEGSFLCYSAFGLFATLGFFAPQLYVVELNVSQGVDRDKAAYSLSIMAIAEILGRLSIGWMMSWRRLRKIYVLLTCVLLLCLVLVLFTLVSGFWPVAVCCMLYGFLLGNVASTHIPMLAEDDVVGIQRMASAAGVYVCIQSFAGLAGPPLGGVLVDITGNYGSAFYSCAAGMALGALFLGLVRPAKMGKLCWRKTGQQQQQKSAVEKDTSVRESSPEDFVEEDLSLNTRPNDC; from the exons ATGGTTGGAGGACTTCTTATTTCGGTAGGAATGGTGACGACAGCTTTTACCACTTCCGTAAATCAGATGTACATCACCACAGGGATTATAGCAG GATTGGGCTACTGCCTCACTTTCCTCCCCACCGTCACCCTCCTCTCCCAGTATTTCTGTAAGCACCGGTCTGTGGTGACCTCTATGGCTTCTACAGGGGAGTCGGTCGCCATTTTTACTTTTGCGCCAG CATTTACTGCACTTAAAACCAAAATTGGCTGGAGGTACACAATGGTAGTGATTGGACTTCTTCAAGGTACAATCGTCATGTGTGGAGCCCTTCTTCGGCCCATAATAATCAAGCCCTCACCATCAGATAAGAGTAGTAAGGAACAGCTGAAGTCCAAACAGGAAGATGCAAAACAGAATCTGGACCAGGAACAGCTTCATGGTTCCGTCAGCTCAGGGGACTCTGGTGTCCAGTCAGTAGAGGACCCAGAGGTGGGTGGCCAGATcatggagaaggaagagaaaaaggccCTTTCTCCAAAACCCAACGACAAGCCAGGGAGGCCCAAGCTCCTAGATCTTTCCGTGCTGAAGGAAGGAAGCTTCCTCTGCTACTCTGCATTTGGCCTCTTCGCCACGCTGGGCTTCTTCGCACCACAGCTCTACGTGGTGGAGCTGAACGTCAGCCAGGGCGTGGACCGGGACAAGGCGGCGTACTCGCTCTCCATCATGGCCATCGCCGAGATCTTGGGACGCCTCTCCATTGGCTGGATGATGAGTTGGAGGCGCCTGCGGAAGATCTACGTGCTGTTGACGTgcgtgctgctgctgtgcctggTGCTGGTGCTCTTTACGCTGGTGAGCGGCTTCTGGCCCGTGGCCGTCTGCTGCATGCTCTACGGTTTCCTCCTGGGCAACGTGGCGTCCACCCACATCCCCATGCTGGCTGAGGACGACGTGGTGGGCATCCAGAGAATGGCCTCGGCCGCGGGCGTCTATGTCTGTATACAGAGTTTTGCAGGCTTGGCTGGACCACCGTTAGGAG GTGTGTTGGTGGACATCACAGGCAACTATGGCTCTGCATTTTACTCCTGTGCTGCGGGGATGGCACTGGGAGCCTTATTTCTTGGACTGGTACGACCAGCAAAGATGGGCAAGCTCTGCTGGAGGAAaacaggccagcagcagcagcagaagagtGCGGTTGAGAAGGATACCTCAGTGAGGGAGAGCTCACCAGAAGACTTTGTTGAAGAGGACCTTTCCCTGAACACGAGACCAAATGACTGCTAA
- the LOC105888821 gene encoding monocarboxylate transporter 7 isoform X1: MPQWLSGVKSCLGANVYTEVPDGGWGWVVAAAFFLVEAFTYGVIKTFGIFLKDLMTEFDESNSRISWILSICVFVMSFTAPLASLLSNRFGFQPVVMVGGLLISVGMVTTAFTTSVNQMYITTGIIAGLGYCLTFLPTVTLLSQYFCKHRSVVTSMASTGESVAIFTFAPAFTALKTKIGWRYTMVVIGLLQGTIVMCGALLRPIIIKPSPSDKSSKEQLKSKQEDAKQNLDQEQLHGSVSSGDSGVQSVEDPEVGGQIMEKEEKKALSPKPNDKPGRPKLLDLSVLKEGSFLCYSAFGLFATLGFFAPQLYVVELNVSQGVDRDKAAYSLSIMAIAEILGRLSIGWMMSWRRLRKIYVLLTCVLLLCLVLVLFTLVSGFWPVAVCCMLYGFLLGNVASTHIPMLAEDDVVGIQRMASAAGVYVCIQSFAGLAGPPLGGVLVDITGNYGSAFYSCAAGMALGALFLGLVRPAKMGKLCWRKTGQQQQQKSAVEKDTSVRESSPEDFVEEDLSLNTRPNDC, from the exons ATGCCACAGTGGTTGTCCGGTGTAAAGAGTTGCCTGGGTGCCAATGTTTACACTGAGGTTCCAGACGGTGGATGGGGCTGGGTGGTGGCTGCGGCCTTTTTTCTGGTAGAGGCGTTCACTTATGGAGTCATAAAGACCTTCGGGATCTTCTTGAAAGATCTCATGACTGAGTTTGACGAGAGTAACAGCCGAATATCATGGATCCTCtccatctgtgtttttgtcatgtCATTCACAG CCCCGCTGGCATCTTTGCTGAGTAACCGGTTTGGGTTCCAGCCAGTTGTGATGGTTGGAGGACTTCTTATTTCGGTAGGAATGGTGACGACAGCTTTTACCACTTCCGTAAATCAGATGTACATCACCACAGGGATTATAGCAG GATTGGGCTACTGCCTCACTTTCCTCCCCACCGTCACCCTCCTCTCCCAGTATTTCTGTAAGCACCGGTCTGTGGTGACCTCTATGGCTTCTACAGGGGAGTCGGTCGCCATTTTTACTTTTGCGCCAG CATTTACTGCACTTAAAACCAAAATTGGCTGGAGGTACACAATGGTAGTGATTGGACTTCTTCAAGGTACAATCGTCATGTGTGGAGCCCTTCTTCGGCCCATAATAATCAAGCCCTCACCATCAGATAAGAGTAGTAAGGAACAGCTGAAGTCCAAACAGGAAGATGCAAAACAGAATCTGGACCAGGAACAGCTTCATGGTTCCGTCAGCTCAGGGGACTCTGGTGTCCAGTCAGTAGAGGACCCAGAGGTGGGTGGCCAGATcatggagaaggaagagaaaaaggccCTTTCTCCAAAACCCAACGACAAGCCAGGGAGGCCCAAGCTCCTAGATCTTTCCGTGCTGAAGGAAGGAAGCTTCCTCTGCTACTCTGCATTTGGCCTCTTCGCCACGCTGGGCTTCTTCGCACCACAGCTCTACGTGGTGGAGCTGAACGTCAGCCAGGGCGTGGACCGGGACAAGGCGGCGTACTCGCTCTCCATCATGGCCATCGCCGAGATCTTGGGACGCCTCTCCATTGGCTGGATGATGAGTTGGAGGCGCCTGCGGAAGATCTACGTGCTGTTGACGTgcgtgctgctgctgtgcctggTGCTGGTGCTCTTTACGCTGGTGAGCGGCTTCTGGCCCGTGGCCGTCTGCTGCATGCTCTACGGTTTCCTCCTGGGCAACGTGGCGTCCACCCACATCCCCATGCTGGCTGAGGACGACGTGGTGGGCATCCAGAGAATGGCCTCGGCCGCGGGCGTCTATGTCTGTATACAGAGTTTTGCAGGCTTGGCTGGACCACCGTTAGGAG GTGTGTTGGTGGACATCACAGGCAACTATGGCTCTGCATTTTACTCCTGTGCTGCGGGGATGGCACTGGGAGCCTTATTTCTTGGACTGGTACGACCAGCAAAGATGGGCAAGCTCTGCTGGAGGAAaacaggccagcagcagcagcagaagagtGCGGTTGAGAAGGATACCTCAGTGAGGGAGAGCTCACCAGAAGACTTTGTTGAAGAGGACCTTTCCCTGAACACGAGACCAAATGACTGCTAA